TTCCCATATCAATGTCATCTCACGCGACTACTGGTATCACTTGATATGAGCGCTTCCTGTTGATCCGCGGTCCTGATGCAGCCGCTACCGCTGCAGCGTTGATTGAGTTTTGGCCCAACTATGGGTGCCCGGTGGTGCTGCTGAGATTCACTGTGATGACGCCGGCTGTAATGAGGGCCATACCAATAAGTTGCCCATGGGTTGGCACTTGGTGGTATAGCAGCAGGCCGATTAGCACGATCGCCACGATGCCGATGCCACTCCAGAGGGCATAGGTGAGGCCCATCGGGAGCACCTGCACCACCCGTGACATCAACGTCATCGAAATCGCATAAGCAGACAGCACAATCAACGTGGGGCCAGGTCTGCTGAACCCTTGCGAGAGCTTGAGGCACGAAGTGCCGATCACTTCTGCACCAATCGCCAGCAACAGTAAAAACCAGGGCGAATTCATCCGTTGACAAACCAGAGGGTTAATCCATTCAACAAAACGTTGGTTTGTTCAGGCTTGGATTGACAGTATTCAACTCATGTCTACGGTTTGGTAGTCG
Above is a window of Synechococcus sp. BIOS-U3-1 DNA encoding:
- a CDS encoding DMT family transporter; amino-acid sequence: MNSPWFLLLLAIGAEVIGTSCLKLSQGFSRPGPTLIVLSAYAISMTLMSRVVQVLPMGLTYALWSGIGIVAIVLIGLLLYHQVPTHGQLIGMALITAGVITVNLSSTTGHP